In one Gemmatimonadaceae bacterium genomic region, the following are encoded:
- the ahcY gene encoding adenosylhomocysteinase, whose translation MATIAKSESRSASHDVRDLNLADHGRQRAEWAERSMQVLRQIRERFAKERPLEGKRVSACLHVTSETANLMITLKAGGADIALCASNPLSTQDDIAAHLVRDYGIKVFAIKGEDNDTYYEHIRAAIAHEPEITMDDGADVVGAIHMIALGRLDDLPESVRRWVEGLDGARRKALVSRVLGSTEETTTGVIRLKAMAKDKVLQFPVISVNDSFTKHLFDNRYGTGQSTVDGIIRATNLLLAGSTFVVAGYGWCGRGVAMRARGQGANVVVTEIDPLKALEATMDGYRVMTMAEAAPIGDIFCTLTGNTSVIRAEHFTVMKDGAVVCNSGHFNVEVDIPALAKLAGGKSRDVRPFVEEYVVRGKRIFLLGEGRLINLAAAEGHPASVMDMSFANQSLAAEYLVQKGASLSRDVHRVPEAIDREIARLKLAAVGANIDVLTDEQKKYLASWDMGT comes from the coding sequence ATGGCCACCATCGCCAAGTCGGAATCCCGTTCTGCCTCGCACGACGTTCGAGATCTGAACCTCGCCGATCACGGGCGCCAGCGCGCCGAGTGGGCCGAGCGTTCGATGCAGGTGCTGCGGCAGATCCGGGAGCGGTTTGCGAAAGAGCGGCCGCTCGAGGGCAAGCGCGTGTCGGCATGTCTGCACGTCACGAGCGAGACCGCGAACTTGATGATCACGCTCAAGGCCGGCGGTGCGGACATCGCGTTGTGCGCGTCGAATCCGTTGTCGACGCAGGATGACATCGCCGCACACCTGGTGCGCGACTACGGCATCAAGGTGTTCGCGATCAAGGGCGAGGACAACGACACGTACTACGAGCACATCCGCGCCGCGATCGCGCACGAGCCCGAGATCACGATGGACGACGGCGCCGACGTCGTCGGCGCGATCCACATGATTGCGTTAGGCAGACTGGATGACCTGCCGGAGTCGGTGCGCCGGTGGGTGGAAGGCCTGGATGGCGCGCGGCGCAAGGCGCTCGTGTCCCGTGTGTTAGGCAGCACGGAGGAAACCACCACCGGCGTCATCCGCCTCAAGGCGATGGCCAAGGACAAGGTGCTGCAATTCCCGGTGATCTCGGTGAACGACTCGTTCACCAAGCATCTGTTCGACAATCGCTACGGCACCGGCCAGTCGACCGTCGATGGCATCATTCGCGCGACCAACCTGCTGCTCGCCGGCTCGACCTTCGTCGTCGCCGGCTACGGCTGGTGCGGGCGCGGCGTGGCCATGCGCGCGCGCGGCCAGGGCGCCAACGTCGTGGTGACCGAGATCGATCCGCTCAAGGCGCTGGAAGCCACCATGGATGGATACCGCGTCATGACGATGGCCGAAGCAGCGCCGATCGGCGACATCTTCTGCACGCTCACCGGCAACACCAGCGTCATCCGCGCCGAGCATTTCACCGTCATGAAAGACGGGGCGGTGGTCTGCAATTCGGGCCACTTCAACGTGGAAGTGGACATCCCGGCGTTGGCCAAGCTGGCCGGGGGCAAGTCACGGGACGTGCGGCCGTTCGTCGAGGAATACGTGGTGCGCGGCAAGCGGATTTTTCTGCTGGGCGAGGGGCGGCTCATCAACCTTGCTGCAGCCGAGGGACACCCGGCGAGCGTGATGGACATGAGCTTCGCGAACCAATCGCTGGCCGCGGAGTATCTGGTACAGAAGGGAGCGAGTCTGTCGCGCGACGTGCACCGCGTGCCGGAAGCCATCGATCGCGAGATCGCCCGGCTCAAACTCGCCGCGGTCGGCGCGAACATCGACGTGCTGACGGACGAGCAGAAGAAGTACCTGGCGTCGTGGGACATGGGTACGTGA
- the metK gene encoding methionine adenosyltransferase, with protein sequence MPERFLFTSESVTEGHPDKIADQISDGVLDAILAEDPAARVACETLVTTGLACVAGEITTCTYVSIPDIVRSTIADIGYTDATFGFDYKTCAVLSTIDRQSPDIAMGVDTGGAGDQGMMFGYATDETPELMPMPLQLAHALTRALAERRKCGDLPWLRPDGKAQVTVEYENGRPVRIPTVVVSTQHADAISTENLRTAIVASVIVPTLPPEMFDARRAAIHVNPTGRFVVGGPQGDAGLTGRKIIVDTYGGAARHGGGAFSGKDPSKVDRCAAYAARWVAKNIVAAGLAHRCELQLAYAIGVRDPVSVMVDTFGTATVDEHKIERAVREVFDLTPRGIIEALGLRAPIYQRTASYGHFGREACTTQRGGRDVTYFSWERTDRIEALGRAI encoded by the coding sequence GTGCCCGAGCGCTTCCTTTTTACCTCGGAATCGGTAACCGAGGGCCATCCGGACAAGATTGCCGACCAGATCTCCGATGGAGTCCTGGACGCGATCCTCGCCGAAGATCCTGCTGCACGGGTCGCGTGCGAAACGCTCGTCACGACCGGTCTTGCCTGCGTAGCCGGCGAGATCACCACCTGCACGTACGTCTCGATCCCCGACATCGTCCGCTCGACCATCGCCGACATCGGCTACACCGATGCGACGTTCGGTTTCGACTACAAGACGTGCGCGGTGTTGAGCACCATCGATCGGCAGTCGCCGGACATCGCAATGGGCGTGGACACCGGCGGCGCGGGCGACCAGGGCATGATGTTCGGCTACGCGACCGACGAGACGCCCGAGCTCATGCCGATGCCGCTCCAGCTCGCGCACGCGCTCACGCGTGCGTTAGCCGAGCGGCGCAAATGCGGCGACCTGCCGTGGCTCAGGCCCGACGGGAAAGCGCAGGTCACCGTCGAGTACGAGAATGGACGTCCGGTGCGCATCCCGACGGTGGTCGTGTCGACGCAACACGCCGACGCGATTTCGACCGAGAATCTGCGAACCGCGATCGTCGCGAGCGTCATCGTGCCGACGCTGCCGCCCGAGATGTTCGACGCGCGGCGCGCGGCCATCCATGTCAACCCGACCGGACGATTCGTGGTCGGCGGTCCGCAGGGCGACGCCGGCCTAACGGGACGCAAGATCATCGTCGACACCTACGGCGGCGCAGCGCGACACGGCGGCGGCGCGTTCAGCGGCAAGGACCCATCCAAGGTCGATCGATGCGCGGCGTACGCGGCGCGCTGGGTCGCCAAGAACATCGTGGCCGCCGGACTCGCGCACCGCTGCGAGCTGCAGCTGGCCTACGCGATTGGCGTGCGGGATCCCGTGAGCGTGATGGTCGACACGTTCGGCACGGCAACCGTCGACGAGCACAAGATCGAACGCGCCGTGCGGGAGGTGTTCGACCTCACGCCGCGCGGGATCATCGAAGCGCTGGGTCTTCGCGCGCCGATCTATCAGCGCACGGCGTCGTACGGGCACTTCGGCCGCGAGGCGTGCACGACACAGCGCGGCGGCCGCGACGTCACGTACTTTTCCTGGGAACGCACCGATCGCATCGAAGCCCTGGGCCGCGCGATTTGA
- a CDS encoding bifunctional nuclease family protein: MVEVKVARLGLDSVSNSYVVILQEKEGERLLPIWIGQPEAESIVMEMQKIKPPRPLTHDLCKRLILGMGASLQRVQITKVQENTYYAELHLHRGDDVFHIDARPSDSIAIALRLAAPIFAQESLLTEISVEDADETTSAGDASGVSFAGPEPDYGQHDLSAEQLKAYLEKMRPEDFGKLNL, encoded by the coding sequence ATGGTTGAAGTCAAGGTGGCCCGTCTCGGGCTCGATAGCGTGTCCAACTCGTACGTCGTCATTCTTCAGGAAAAGGAAGGCGAGCGGCTTCTGCCGATCTGGATCGGTCAGCCGGAGGCGGAGTCGATCGTGATGGAAATGCAGAAGATCAAGCCGCCGCGGCCGCTCACACACGACCTGTGCAAGCGGCTGATCCTCGGCATGGGCGCGTCGCTCCAGCGCGTGCAGATCACGAAAGTGCAGGAGAACACGTATTACGCGGAGCTGCATCTCCATCGCGGCGACGACGTGTTCCACATCGACGCGCGTCCATCGGACAGCATTGCGATTGCGCTGCGGCTGGCGGCGCCGATTTTCGCACAGGAATCGCTGCTCACCGAGATTTCCGTCGAAGATGCGGACGAGACGACGAGCGCCGGCGACGCGAGCGGCGTGTCGTTCGCGGGTCCGGAGCCCGACTACGGGCAGCACGACCTGTCGGCCGAGCAGCTCAAGGCGTATCTGGAAAAGATGCGTCCCGAGGACTTCGGCAAACTCAACCTGTGA